One segment of Primulina tabacum isolate GXHZ01 chromosome 14, ASM2559414v2, whole genome shotgun sequence DNA contains the following:
- the LOC142525557 gene encoding L-tryptophan--pyruvate aminotransferase 1-like has product MCGTEQALVIKSSNTSSVAEEKDNDSVKNLSFEEIINLDHGDPTMYESYWQNVGSKYAVTIAACQSLSYFANAKNLCWFLEPKLEEEIKMLHNVVGNAVVQDHYIVVGTGSSQLIQAALYALCDSLNEPNPISVVSAAPYYSSYPEVMDFLRSRLFKWGGDASSFDEDGPYIEMVTSPNNPDGVIREPVVKGAKGVLIHDFAYYWPQYTAITSPADHDIMLFTVSKCTGHAGSRIGWALVRDKNVAKKMVKFVELNTIGVSKEAQLRAAKILEVVSASCQKVKPHDLEDFFEYNHNLMAERWKKLRASVKINELFCVPKFPLQYCHFNRDFTETYPAFAWLKCKGGIDCEKLLRGYKILTRSGKRFGSDQEYVRISMLARDEEFDLFLRRLSTIQGIVSGNSEL; this is encoded by the exons ATGTGTGGCACAGAGCAGGCACTTGTTATCAAAAGCTCGAATACTTCATCTGTTGCTGAAGAAAAAGATAATGACTCCGTGAAAAATCTTTCCTTTGAAGAAATTATCAATCTTGATCA CGGTGATCCTACAATGTATGAATCTTACTGGCAGAATGTTGGCAGCAAGTACGCAGTCACAATCGCTGCATGCCAATCTCTCAGTTATTTTGCCAACGCTAAGAACCTGTGCTGGTTTTTGGAGCCAAAACTTGAGGAAGAAATAAAGATGCTGCACAACGTGGTCGGCAACGCAGTAGTCCAAGATCATTACATTGTTGTGGGAACAGGTTCAAGTCAGTTAATTCAGGCGGCCTTGTATGCCCTTTGTGATTCTTTAAATGAGCCGAATCCTATCAGTGTTGTGTCGGCTGCTCCGTATTATTCG TCATACCCCGAGGTCATGGATTTTTTGCGTTCTAGGCTATTCAAATGGGGAGGTGATGCAAGTAGCTTTGATGAAGACGGACCATATATAGAGATGGTGACCTCTCCGAATAACCCTGACGGAGTTATACGTGAACCTGTGGTTAAAGGAGCAAAAGGGGTGCTCATTCATGACTTTGCATACTACTGGCCACAATATACAGCCATCACGTCTCCAGCGGATCATGACATCATGTTATTTACAGTTTCCAAATGCACTGGCCATGCAGGTTCACGAATTGG ATGGGCACTTGTCAGAGACAAAAATGTAGCTAAAAAGATGGTGAAATTCGTCGAACTCAACACCATTGGAGTGTCAAAAGAAGCCCAACTCCGAGCAGCCAAGATCCTTGAAGTGGTTTCTGCTAGCTGCCAAAAAGTCAAGCCTCATGACTTGGAAGATTTCTTCGAATACAACCACAATCTCATGGCTGAAAGGTGGAAGAAACTGCGGGCTTCTGTCAAGATCAACGAACTCTTTTGTGTCCCAAAGTTTCCCCTACAATACTGCCATTTCAACAGAGACTTCACCGAAACATACCCCG CTTTTGCTTGGTTGAAATGCAAAGGGGGCATCGACTGTGAAAAACTGTTAAGAGGGTACAAGATTTTGACGAGAAGCGGGAAGAGATTCGGGAGTGATCAAGAGTATGTTAGAATAAGCATGCTGGCTAGGGACGAAGAGTTTGATCTATTTCTTCGGAGGTTGTCAACTATTCAAGGGATTGTCAGCGGAAATTCAGAGCTTTAA
- the LOC142525169 gene encoding protein neprosin-like, producing the protein MLVALIRGVEFGKSMEVVCCCSDHRRRQHQCTRIQTALFREERYKNPSKMASSCCKISPIIPFFVLFLLFVSSVRSVQFNETDRSFRPGKESKKSKFIRAHLARINKPSVKTIQSPDGDIIDCVLADKQPAFDHPELKGQKPLDPPERPKGYATTTGIYEENFQLWSSSDEFCPEGTIPIRRTTEQDVLRASSIQRFGRKIRKPIRRDSSSGGHEHAVGYVTGEEYYGAKASLNVWAPRVANQYEFSLSQIWVISGSFGDDLNTIEAGWQVSPELYGDNYPRFFTYWTNDAYQATGCYNLLCSGFVQTNNRIAIGAAISPISSYNAGQFDISLLVWKDPKHGNWWLEFGNGILVGYWPSFLFTHLREHASMIQFGGEVVNSRVSGQHTSTQMGSGHFAGEGFGKASYFRNLQVVDWDNSLIPLSNLRVLADHPNCYDIRGGINRVWGNYFYYGGPGKNSRCP; encoded by the exons ATGTTAGTTGCCTTAATTCGAGGTGTGGAATTTGGGAAATCAATGGAGGTGGTTTGCTGCTGTTCGGATCACAGAAGAAGACAACATCAATGTACTCGAATACAGACAGCTCTGTTCCGAGAAGAAAGATACAAAAATCCCTCAAAAATGGCGTCTAGTTGCTGCAAGATCTCTCCAATCATTCCGTTTTTCGTTCTTTTCTTGTTGTTTGTTTCCTCTGTTCGATCTGTTCAATTCAACGAGACGGACCGGAGTTTTCGGCCCGGAAAAGAGTCGAAGAAATCTAAGTTCATCAGAGCCCATTTGGCGAGAATCAATAAGCCTTCTGTCAAGACAATTCAG AGTCCTGATGGTGATATCATAGATTGTGTATTGGCAGACAAGCAACCAGCTTTTGATCATCCAGAATTGAAAGGCCAAAAACCATTG GATCCACCAGAGAGGCCTAAAGGGTACGCCACCACAACAGGAATCTATGAAGAGAACTTTCAACTTTGGAGCAGTTCCGACGAATTTTGCCCGGAAGGCACGATTCCGATTCGAAGAACGACGGAGCAAGATGTCCTACGGGCAAGCTCGATTCAGAGATTCGGAAGAAAAATTCGAAAACCAATTAGAAGGGATTCATCCAGCGGGGGACATGAG CATGCGGTTGGGTACGTGACTGGTGAAGAATACTACGGAGCCAAAGCAAGTTTAAATGTGTGGGCGCCTCGAGTTGCCAATCAATACGAATTTAGCTTATCTCAAATTTGGGTCATCTCGGGTTCATTTGGCGATGATCTTAATACCATTGAAGCTGGCTGGCag GTAAGTCCAGAGCTGTATGGGGACAATTACCCCAGGTTCTTCACCTACTGGACT AACGATGCATATCAAGCCACGGGATGTTACAATCTGCTGTGCTCGGGTTTTGTTCAGACCAACAATAGGATAGCAATTGGGGCTGCCATTTCCCCAATCTCTTCTTACAATGCTGGCCAATTTGACATTAGCTTGTTGGTATGGAAG GATCCAAAGCATGGGAATTGGTGGCTAGAGTTTGGGAATGGGATTTTGGTGGGTTATTGGCCATCTTTTTTGTTTACACATCTTAGGGAACATGCAAGCATGATCCAATTTGGAGGTGAAGTTGTTAATAGTCGGGTCTCGGGTCAACACACGTCGACCCAAATGGGAAGCGGGCATTTCGCCGGAGAAGGGTTCGGGAAAGCGTCCTATTTTCGAAACCTGCAAGTTGTAGACTGGGATAATAGCTTAATTCCTTTGTCCAATCTCCGGGTTTTGGCCGATCATCCGAATTGCTACGATATACGAGGTGGAATCAATCGGGTTTGGgggaattatttttattacggAGGACCCGGGAAAAATTCAAGATGCCCTTGA